A DNA window from Bacteroidia bacterium contains the following coding sequences:
- the ubiA gene encoding putative 4-hydroxybenzoate polyprenyltransferase, with protein MNRIQKYLSLIKFSHTVFALPFALIGFFLAIYKFHYSFDWSILVKVLMCMVFARSAAMAFNRYIDRKFDAANPRTAIREIPAGLITADSALWFVVINALLFIGTTWFINLLCFSLSPVALLVILGYSFTKRFTPLCHLVLGVGLSLSPIGSFLAVSGKFELLPVLFSFGVMFWVSGFDIIYALQDEDFDRGQGLFSIPVWLGGKNALRLSEFLHLFCALSLFSAGFVGDFGMIYWLGYSIFISLLVYQHSIVKPNDLSRVNLAFATTNGWASVVFGILSVSDLFFR; from the coding sequence ATGAATAGAATTCAAAAATACCTCAGTCTGATTAAGTTTAGCCATACGGTATTTGCTTTGCCTTTTGCCTTGATTGGATTTTTTCTGGCCATTTACAAATTTCACTATTCTTTTGACTGGTCCATTTTGGTAAAAGTGTTAATGTGTATGGTATTTGCGAGAAGTGCAGCTATGGCTTTTAATCGGTATATAGATCGCAAATTTGATGCTGCCAATCCAAGAACCGCCATTCGGGAAATTCCTGCAGGACTCATTACTGCCGATTCTGCCTTGTGGTTTGTGGTGATTAATGCCTTGTTATTTATAGGTACCACCTGGTTTATAAATCTGCTTTGTTTTAGTTTATCGCCTGTTGCCTTGTTGGTGATTTTAGGTTATAGTTTTACCAAGCGTTTTACTCCTCTTTGTCACCTGGTATTAGGTGTTGGGCTTTCGCTTTCCCCTATTGGTTCGTTCTTGGCGGTGAGTGGAAAGTTTGAATTGCTGCCCGTATTATTTAGTTTTGGGGTCATGTTTTGGGTTAGTGGATTTGACATAATATATGCATTGCAGGATGAGGATTTTGATCGGGGTCAAGGATTGTTTTCCATTCCGGTTTGGTTAGGTGGGAAAAATGCGTTGCGTTTATCGGAGTTTTTGCATTTGTTTTGTGCATTATCGTTGTTTTCGGCTGGTTTTGTAGGCGATTTTGGAATGATATATTGGTTAGGTTATTCCATTTTTATTTCCTTGTTGGTTTATCAGCACAGCATTGTGAAGCCCAACGATTTAAGCAGGGTAAATTTAGCTTTTGCCACCACCAATGGATGGGCAAGTGTAGTTTTTGGAATATTATCGGTTTCGGATTTATTTTTCAGATAA